A stretch of the Capsicum annuum cultivar UCD-10X-F1 chromosome 8, UCD10Xv1.1, whole genome shotgun sequence genome encodes the following:
- the LOC107839573 gene encoding DNA polymerase zeta catalytic subunit isoform X3 has translation MEDSQNDLKFFSVRIVSIDYYMSPPLPAFDISYSTFQGGRVNEVPVIRVYGATPAGQKTCLHLHGALPYFYVPCSELSLQSDEKGSECTNALARALEKVLKLKGSAGSKRQHVHGCSLVRARKFYGYHSSEELFLKIYFYHPQDVSRAANLLLGGAVLDKSLQPHESHIPFLLQFLVDYNLYGMGHLHVSKMKFRNPIPDTFSPRKANYIDRRSSDMSTSMTAEFQVDLDGEACFDTPIWISSTIPDDWMWKYSSQADTSTDPDIPNIKRQSISELEGDAIVDAIVNQQLISYMSVSQTCSQEKMVQSLIPIWEEEFARNGLYEVGLPPDPGKPLQDDVLKTLSHGIGYEEILMELSNDVKVSSDMLQSITSSMNDGNIANVEHGGSLNSIREPSKCSKEGLFQDHVVEKREETDACPKQLLVDQMEATVSVVPSQDVKASDQDALRLLNWLASSQAAEDINSDDDLGQETILSPSMPATTIDTVLEKANVAYENESQQECEDILDSVRDCYFEELERKTSQSISNNRSCRSSSSMIIPQLDGSNDDPNPFPFVNDSSETYKKFGRSSQADSWNKATLATNNKHRNKRPGWCSLPIALGQNLNDSHPNPVHTPSSHICDERAGRRTSSHMNFNEQPNFLTRNLNKSANCEEKSSTIVECSTRDLMRVKRSYQAEPSEYGNQVKKVQIGAEGREDSFLYSESNHDKKEKRLRDSLISRTAITDQPRECNERSSYLALQLQAEPGDIKADKSNCPSYCKLPLSSSSLLTNASKDGVLLSSEGPHVEVVSRASAGFQRSASTSQGTKDIFQLPDVENQKSTIYMGSCGCCSRENVDSCLSQYPAGPSHSISTVTGVSGDVSELIGMTFSKKPPKAEFTDEPGRSVQSARGAPSYHVVKNKTRTCVQDRDLDECPPFFEGNDLVGEKICSIKYGTDDYAHCQDSVLGVPVHYQNDGSYLYMLTPVYSPPRSECVRQWLSVDCIDSSKMDVVSGPPMNPSTKVCSDDVAELQDSQSTFGDQPLMDSASASEPNTNQLQAKENCQESTGVHDARMKQQDEEIILKYNPSLGGSQNLSQISGPDRKSRLTPLSQTGFRDPASIGCGQQLTILSIEVQAESRGDLKPDPRFDAVRIVVLFFQEDDDFRSDTHVLLHCNGESVQRDLDGVSECKVLTFSEERQVFFHFIKIIKSFDPDIFMGWDIQGGSLGFLAERAAYLGIGLLNKISRSPSEGNIASRDSEGGKLSDIFSDAVAADPMSHEDAAIIDDEWGRTHASGVHVGGRIVLNIWRLMRGEVKLNLYTLEAVAEAVLRRKIPYIPNKVLTNWFLSGPGRARYRCIEYFLERAKLNLQIMNQLDVVNRTSELARIFGIDFFSVLSRGSQYRVESMFLRLAHAQNYVAISPGNQQVASQPAMECIPLVMEPKSGFYADPVVVLDFQSLYPSMIIAYNLCFCTCLGKVTSTKANILGVSSYSPDKNVVHNLKDEILLTPNGVMYVPPRVRKGVLPRLLEEILDTRIMVKTAMKKLAPGQQVLHRIFNARQLALKLIANVTYGYTAAGFSGRMPCAELADSIVQCGRRTLECAISFVNTNHRWNAKVIYGDTDSMFVLLEGRSVEEAFRIGHEIASEVTAMNPNPVTLKMEKVYDSCFLLTKKRYVGYSYENIVQSKPVFDAKGIETVRRDTCGAVSKIMERSLRVFFEYRDIQKVKSYLVRQWKKIISGRVSLQDFVFAKEVRLGTYSAQTSSLPPAAIVATKAMRVDPRAEPRYAERVPYVVVHGEPGARLADVVVDPLDVLSIDSPYRLNDIYYIKKQIIPALQRVFGLVRADLNQWFSDMPRTEREVAGKRHLVAANAHRTRIDYYYLSKHCIICGELIQASSYVCQNCSRNEAVVAAALTGRTSMLERNIQHLAAICRHCGGGDWFVESGVKCTSLACSVFYERRKVQKELQSLSAVTTDTGFYPRCVVEWF, from the exons CTAAAAGGTAGTGCTGGTTCAAAACGTCAACATGTCCATGGCTGCAGCCTTGTACGCGCAAGGAAGTTTTATGGTTATCATTCTTCAGAGGAACTGTTTTTGAAGATCTATTT CTATCATCCACAGGACGTCTCACGTGCTGCCAATCTTCTACTA GGAGGTGCAGTACTGGATAAGTCATTGCAGCCCCACGAATCACATATACCTTTCCTTCTTCAATTCCTG GTTGACTATAATTTGTATGGGATGGGCCATCTACATGTATCAAAAATGAAGTTCCGCAATCCAATTCCAGATACTTTCTCCCCAAGGAAGGCTAACTACATTGACAGAAGGTCTTCTGATATGTCCACTTCCATGACTGCAGAGTTTCAG GTTGATTTAGATGGTGAGGCTTGTTTTGATACGCCAATTTGGATATCTTCTACAATTCCGGATGATTGGATGTGGAAATACTCTAGTCAGGCTGATACTTCAACAGACCCAGATATCCCTAACATTAAGCGACAAAGTATCTCTGAACTTGAAGGAGATGCTATTGTTGATG CAATTGTGAATCAGCAGTTGATATCCTACATGTCCGTTTCACAAACCTGTTCCCAAGAGAAAATGGTTCAGTCGCTAATACCGATTTGGGAG GAGGAGTTTGCAAGGAATGGGTTGTATGAAGTGGGCTTGCCTCCTGATCCCGGTAAACCACTTCAAGATGATGTCTTGAAAACACTTTCACATGGGATTGGATATGAAGAGATTCTAATGGAATTAAGCAATGATGTGAAGGTTTCTTCTGATATGCTGCAGTCAATAACCTCATCAATGAATGATGGGAACATTGCCAATGTTGAGCATGGTGGCTCTTTAAATAGTATACGTGAACCATCCAAATGCTCAAAAGAAGGATTATTTCAAGATCATGTTGTGGAGAAAAGGGAGGAAACTGATGCATGTCCCAAGCAATTGTTAGTTGATCAGATGGAAGCAACTGTTTCCGTGGTACCCTCACAGGATGTGAAG GCTTCTGATCAGGACGCCTTAAGACTTCTAAATTGGCTTGCATCTTCTCAAGCTGCAGAAGACATAAACTCCGATGATGACCTTGGTCAGGAAACGATTTTGAGTCCTTCAATGCCAGCAACAACTATTGATACGGTGTTGGAGAAGGCAAATGTAGCCTATGAGAATGAGTCTCAGCAAGAGTGTGAGGACATTCTTGATTCTGTTCGCGATTGTTATTTTGAAGAATTAGAGAGAAAGACTTCCCAGTCCATCAGCAACAATCGTTCATGCAGAAGTTCATCGAGTATGATTATTCCTCAGCTGGATGGCTCCAATGATGATCCAAACCCCTTTCCTTTTGTTAATGATTCATctgaaacatataaaaaattCGGGAGATCTTCCCAAGCAGATTCATGGAATAAGGCTACTTTAGCTACCAACAATAAGCACAGAAACAAAAGACCAGGATGGTGCTCTTTACCCATTGCTTTGGGTCAGAATCTGAATGATTCACATCCAAATCCAGTTCACACACCTAGCAGTCACATCTGTGACGAAAGAGCTGGCAGGCGAACTTCTTCTCACATGAATTTTAACGAACAGCCTAATTTTCTAACAAGAAATTTGAATAAATCTGCTAATTGTGAAGAAAAATCTAGTACCATAGTTGAATGTTCTACACGTGACTTGATGAGGGTAAAAAGATCCTATCAGGCTGAGCCTTCTGAATATGGAAATCAGGTAAAAAAGGTACAAATTGGTGCCGAAGGAAGAGaagattcttttctttattcaGAATCCAATCATGACAAGAAAGAGAAGAGGCTTCGTGATTCCTTGATATCGCGAACAGCTATCACAGATCAACCAAGAGAATGTAATGAGAGGAGCTCATATCTTGCACTTCAGTTGCAGGCTGAGCCTGGTGATATTAAAGCTGACAAATCAAATTGTCCTTCATATTGTAAGTTGCCACTTTCATCCAGCTCTCTGCTGACAAATGCATCAAAAGATGGAGTGCTTCTTTCTTCTGAAGGACCTCATGTTGAGGTTGTCAGCAGAGCATCTGCAGGTTTTCAGAGGAGTGCATCAACATCACAAGGGACTAAAGATATATTCCAGCTTCCTGATGTTGAGAATCAAAAATCTACTATTTACATGGGAAGCTGTGGATGCTGTAGTCGCGAAAATGTTGACAGCT GTTTAAGTCAATATCCTGCTGGTCCTAGTCATTCAATATCTACAGTAACTGGTGTATCTGGTGACGTTTCGGAACTTATAGGTATGACCTTCAGCAAGAAACCTCCTAAGGCGGAATTCACAGATGAACCTGGACGCAGTGTTCAATCTGCCCGTGGTGCCCCTAGTTACCATGTGGTGAAAAATAAAACAAGGACATGTGTTCAGGATAGAGATTTAGATGAATGCCCCCCTTTCTTTGAGGGGAATGACCTTGTAGGAGAAAAGATATGCAGTATTAAGTATGGAACAGATGACTACGCTCATTGTCAAGACAGTGTGTTGGGTGTACCTGTTCACTATCAAAATGATGGGTCTTATCTATACATGTTGACTCCTGTGTATTCACCACCACGAAGTGAATGTGTTCGGCAATGGCTGTCAGTTGATTGCATAGATTCTTCTAAAATGGATGTAGTTTCGGGCCCACCAATGAATCCATCAACAAAGGTTTGCTCTGATGATGTAGCAGAATTACAGGATTCTCAATCTACCTTTGGTGATCAGCCTTTGATGGATTCAGCTTCTGCTTCAGAACCAAATACAAATCAACTTCAAGCTAAAGAAAATTGTCAGGAAAGCACTGGTGTCCATGATGCAAGAATGAAACAGCAAGATGAAGAGATTATTTTGAAATACAATCCATCACTGGGTGGATCTCAAAATCTCTCCCAGATATCCGGTCCTGATAGAAAATCAAGGCTAACTCCATTAAGTCAAACTGGTTTTCGAGACCCGGCTAGTATTGGTTGTGGACAGCAGTTAACAATATTGAGCATAGAGGTCCAAGCAGAATCCAGGGGTGATCTGAAACCTGATCCTCGATTTGATGCTGTAAGAATCGTTGTTCTTTTTTTTCAGGAAGATGATGATTTTAGATCTGATACTCATGTACTTTTGCATTGCAATGGTGAATCTGTTCAAAGGGACCTTGATGGAGTATCTGAATGTAAAGTTTTAACTTTCTCTGAAGAGAGGCAAGTATTCTTTCATTTCATAAAGATTATTAAATCTTTTGACCCTGACATATTTATGGGCTGGGATATTCAAGGTGGTTCCCTTGGTTTTCTTGCTGAAAGGGCTGCATACCTTGGCATTGGTTTGCTTAACAAAATATCTCGCTCTCCATCTGAGGGCAACATAGCTTCTAGAGACTCTGAAGGAGGAAAACTAAGTGATATTTTTTCTGATGCTGTTGCTGCTGACCCAATGTCTCATGAAGATGCTGCAATAATCGATGATGAATGGGGCCGAACTCACGCCAGTGGCGTCCATGTAGGGGGTAGAATTGTCCTTAACATTTGGCGACTGATGCGTGGTGAAGTGAAGCTGAACTTGTACACACTTGAAGCCGTGGCTGAAGCTGTGCTGAGAcgaaaaattccatatattcctAACAAGGTATTGACAAATTGGTTTTTAAGTGGTCCTGGACGTGCTAGATACAGATGTATAGAATACTTTTTAGAGAGGGCAAAGCTGAACCTTCAGATCATGAATCAACTCGATGTGGTAAATCGAACATCAGAGCTTGCACGAATTTTTGGCATTGACTTTTTTTCAGTTCTTTCTCGGGGTTCACAGTACCGTGTTGAATCAATGTTTCTGAGGCTTGCTCATGCACAAAATTATGTTGCCATTTCTCCTGGAAACCAACAAGTTGCTTCTCAACCTGCCATGGAATGTATACCCCTTGTCATGGAACCAAAATCTGGATTTTATGCAGACCCTGTTGTCGTTTTGGATTTTCAGTCACTTTATCCATCCATGATAATTGCTTATAACCTCTGCTTCTGTACTTGCCTTGGTAAAGTTACTTCTACGAAAGCCAACATCCTCGGTGTTAGTTCATATTCACCTGATAAAAATGTGGTGCATAATTTAAAGGATGAAATATTGCTCACTCCAAATGGTGTTATGTATGTGCCTCCCAGGGTCCGGAAGGGGGTACTACCTCGCTTGTTGGAAGAAATTTTAGATACTAGGATCATGGTTAAAACAGCAATGAAGAAATTGGCTCCTGGACAGCAAGTTCTTCACCGGATATTCAATGCAAGACAACTTGCTTTGAAGCTAATAGCAAATGTGACCTATGGGTATACAGCTGCTGGATTTAGTGGACGCATGCCCTGTGCTGAGCTTGCTGACAGTATTGTCCAGTGTGGCCGCAGAACATTGGAATGTGCAATTTCATTTGTTAACACAAATCATAGGTGGAATGCTAAAGTTATTTATGGTGATACGGACAG TATGTTTGTACTCCTCGAAGGACGGTCCGTTGAAGAAGCTTTTCGAATTGGTCATGAAATTGCATCAGAAGTAACTGCAATGAACCCAAATCCAGTCACGTTAAAGATGGAAAAGGTTTACGATTCGTGCTTCCTCCTTACTAAGAAACGATATGTTGGTTATAGTTATGAGAACATTGTCCAAAGCAAACCAGTCTTTGATGCTAAAGGTATTGAGACAGTACGCAGAGATACATGTGGGGCTGTGTCCAAGATAATGGAGCGCTCTTTAAGAGTCTTTTTTGAATACAGGGATATTCAGAAG GTGAAATCTTACCTGGTGCGTCAGTGGAAAAAGATTATTTCAGGCAGAGTATCTCTTCAGGATTTTGTGTTTGCAAAAGAGGTACGCTTAGGCACCTATTCTGCACAGACTTCTTCACTTCCACCAGCAGCAATTGTTGCCACTAAAGCAATGAGAGTTGACCCTAGGGCAGAACCTCGGTATGCAGAACGAGTGCCTTATGTTGTGGTTCATGGTGAACCTGGTGCCAGGTTGGCTGATGTAGTGGTAgatcccttggatgtcctttcaaTTGATTCACCTTACAGGCTAAATGACATATATTACATCAAGAAACAGATAATCCCAGCTCTGCAACGAGTATTTGGGCTCGTTCGAGCCGACTTGAATCAGTGGTTTTCAGATATGCCCCGTACAGAGAGGGAGGTTGCCGGTAAACGTCACCTGGTTGCTGCAAATGCTCACAGAACTAGAATTGATTATTACTATCTGTCAAAACATTGTATCATATGCGGTGAGCTGATCCAGGCATCTAGTTACGTCTGTCAAAACTGCTCCAGAAATGAAgctgttgttgctgctgctttaacAGGAAGAACTTCAATGTTGGAAAGAAACATCCAACACCTTGCTGCT ATATGTCGGCACTGTGGAGGAGGAGATTGGTTCGTAGAAAGTGGGGTGAAATGCACATCTCTTGCATGTTCTGTTTTCTACGAAAGGAGGAAAGTCCAGAAAGAACTGCAATCTCTTTCTGCTGTTACTACAGACACAGGTTTTTATCCTAGGTGTGTGGTGGAATGGTTCTAA